Within Romboutsia sp. CE17, the genomic segment CCAAAAGTAAAGGAGGCTGATACTGATGGCATCTAATACAAAGAGTTATTATGTAGATAAACAAGAAGCTCCAAAGTTAAGTAACAAAGTACTTAATAAAATGGTTTGGAGATCATTATTTTTACAAGCATCATTTAATTACGAAAGAATGCAATCTTGTGGATGGTTATATGGAATATTACCTGGATTAGAAGAAATTCATAAAAATAAAGAAGATTTATCAACATCAATGAGTCACAATTTAGAGTTTTTTAATACACATCCATTCTTAGTAACTTTCGTTATGGGTATAGTATTATCCTTAGAACAAAAGAAAGCTGATGTGCAAACAATAAGATCAATAAGAGTTGCAGCGATGGGACCTTTAGGAGGAATAGGGGACGCTATATTCTGGTTTACGCTACTACCAATAGCTGCAGGGATAGGTTCAAATCTAGCCCTTCAAGGTAGTATATTAGGTCCAATTATATTCTTATTGCTATTTAACGTTGTTCAATTTGGTTTAAGATATTGGCTAATGCATTGGTCATATAAAGTAGGTATAGATGGTATTCAAACTATGACTAAGTTTGCTAAGCAGTTTACTCGTTCTGCTACTATACTTGGATTAATAGTAGTTGGAGCTTTAATAGCTTCTTATGTTGGATTCAACGTAGCTTTAGAAATACCAATAGGTGAAACTAGTGTTGTTATCCAAGAAGTATTAGATGGAATAATGCCTTGCTTATTACCATTATGTGTAACATTCATGATGTATGGATTAGTTAAGAAAAATGTAAGCCCATTATTAAATATAGGATTACTAGTCTTAATAGGACTTGTAGGAGCACGTTTTGGAATATTTGCGTAAATTTATATTGCATTATATAGAGACCAAGATTATTAATAATTGATTTTATAAATCAATAAATCCATGATATTAGTTTAAACTATTACTAGTATCATGGATTTTTTATTTAATTATTTATTTTTCAAAAGCTACTTGCCCACGGCATATAGTCTTGACTACATTATATTCATTATCAAGTATAACTATATCAGCGTCTTTACCAATATCTAGGCTACCCTTTCTAGATAATATACCTAAATCTTTTGCAGGATTAGTACTAGACATTGTAACAGCATCTTCTAGGGAACATCCTGAGAATAACATTACGTTTTTAATACTATTTTCCATAGTATTAACACTCCCAGCTAAAGACCCTGATTCTAATCTTACTTCATTTTTAATTTTTATTACTCTTTGGCCACCTAATTGATAATTTCCATCTTCTAAACCTTTTGCCTCCATAGCATCAGTTATTAAAGTTACTTTATTTGGAGTTTTTATTTTTACTACAGATTTTACAGTATTAGGATGAAGATGTATACCATCAACTATAATTTCAGTATTTAATTCATCAAGAGTAAATCCAGCTGTTACAACACCTGGAGTTCTATGGTGATGAGGGCTTTGACCATTATGGAAATGAGTTACACTACAAAGTCCAAATGCAACTGCATTTTCAACTTCTTCAAATGTAGCAGAACTGTGACCTACAGATGGTATTATATTTTTTTCGCAAAGATATTTTGTAAATTCGAAATTATTATCTAATTCTGGAGCATATGTAACTTTTCTTATGTTTCCTCTAGACTCTTCCTCAAACTTTTTAAAAGACTCTACTGTTGGTTTTAGTATATATTTTTCAGGTTGGGCACCTTTATGATGACAATTTATAAAAGGACCTTCTAAGTGTATACCTAATATTTCAGGTTGACCTATATTATTATGCTTTTCTATATAGTTTGCAATATTATTTAGAGCTTTGTTTATACTATCGATCTCTTGAGTCATTGTAGTTGGTAAAAAAGATGTTACACCTTCTTTAGCTAATGTTTTAACTATATTATCTAATGATTCAAACGTTCCATCCATTGCATCAGTACCATGAGATCCATGAATATGAGTATCTATAAACCCAGGAACTGCAAAATGACCCTTTGGTATTATGACTTCTTCTCCAGTATCAGATATTTTACCATCTTTTATAAATATGCTAGTATTTGTTAGAACTTTTATCATTGAATTATTCCTCCATTAAGATTATTTTTTAGCTGAATTGCAAGTTGTTTTATAAACTATAAATGCTACTAAGCATGCTAAAGTGATTTTTAGACAGGCTATAAATAAGAATAAACGGAGCAACTCCATAAAATTTAACTCATTAAAAGCTAAATAAAATATTGCTATAGAAGAGGCTAAAATTTCTATTATAGAGACTGATTTAAGAGATGTGATTTCAATTTTAGCTAGATGTTCTTCTTCTTGAGTTATTTTTGGATTGGTTATCCTTTTAATATATGTAAATATATTAAAAGCTAAAAATAGAATCAATGCTACTTTTACTATGAGCATTATTATATATTCACCCCTTTTGAATATTCTAATTTAATTAAATTATATCTTATTTTTATACTAATAAAAATATTTAAAATAATTGAATAAATATTTTTATTAGAGTACATAATATATATATAAAACTAAATAAATAAAAATTACTCAATCTCCCCCATTTTTAAAGATCTCTATACACATAGAGATCTTTATTTTTATGGAAATGAAAATTTTTATAACTTATCTTAAAATATGAATACATATATTCTATATATAAATTTAATAAAAAAGAATAAACTTATTTCCTAAATCAAGGAGGATTATCTACAAATGATAATATCCTTGTTTTTTATTTTAAACTATATATTGTTAAAAAATATATTATAAATTTTAACTTACAAGAGAACTATTACGTAGGATTTAAATCAACTAAATTGGGTAAAATATGTAAAAAATGTTCTTTGGTTAGTAGATAATATTTATATTATGATATAATGATACTTATTAGGAACTAGCGTTCGGAAAGGAGTGATATTATGGATTTCAAAATAAAATCAGATTTCAAGCCTACAGGAGATCAACCAGAGGCTATAAAATCAATAGTAACAGCTATAAATAATGATGAAAAATTTTCAACACTATTAGGTGTTACAGGATCGGGAAAAACTTTTACAATGGCGAATATTATTCAAGAAGTTAAAAAGCCAACCTTGATACTTGCCCATAATAAAACTCTAGCAGCTCAGCTTTACAGTGAGTTTAAAGAGTTTTTTCCAGATAATGCGGTTGAATATTTTGTAAGTTACTATGATTATTATCAACCGGAAGCTTATGTTGCTCATAGTGACACATATATTGAGAAGGATGCAAGTATAAATGATGAAATAGATAAATTAAGACACTCAGCTACAGCAGCTATTTTAGAAAGAAGAGATGTAATTATAATATCTTCGGTATCATGTATTTATGGTTTAGGGGATCCAGAAGATTATAGAGAACTTATGGTATCTTTACGACCTGGAATGCAAAAAGATAGGGATGAAATTATAAAGAAATTAATAGAAATACAATATGAAAGAAACGATATAAACTTTACTAGGGGTACTTTTAGAGTTAGGGGAGATATATTAGAAATATTCCCTGCTAGTAATGATGAAAGGGCTATAAGGGTAGAATTCTTTGGTGATGAAATAGATAGAATAACAGAGATAGATTATGTAACAGGTAAGATTGCAGGCGTAAGAAATCATGTAGTTATATTCCCTGCATCTCATTACGTAACAACACCAGAGAGAATAGAAAAAGCAATAGTAGCAATAGAGGATGAACTAAAAGAAAGAGCCGATGAATTTAGAAAAAATGATAAATTAATAGAAGCTCAAAGAATAGAACAAAGAACTAAATATGATATAGAAATGTTGAAAGAAATTGGATTCTGCCAAGGTATAGAAAATTATTCTAGACATATAACAGGTAGAAAACCTGGCGAAAAACCATATACATTAATGGACTTTTTCCCAGATGATTATTTAATGATAGTAGATGAGTCACATGTTACAGTACCTCAAGTTAGAGGTATGTATGGAGGGGATAGATCAAGAAAAACATCTCTTATAGAAAATGGATTTAGACTTCCATCAGCTTATGATAATAGACCTTTAAATTTTGAAGAATTTGAAGAAAATATAAATCAAATACTATTTGTTACAGCAACTCCAGGTCCATATGAATTGGAACATTCTACAACTATTGCAGAACAAATAATAAGGCCTACTGGACTTTTAGATCCGATTATAGAAGTAAGACCAATAGAAAATCAAATAGATAATTTAGTTGGAGAAATTAATTCTGTAATAGAAAAGGGAGAAAGAGTATTAGTTACTACACTAACTAAAAAAATGAGTGAAGATTTAACTAACTACTTAAAAGAAATCGGAATCAAAGTAAAATATCTACACTCTGATATAGATACACTAGAAAGAACGGAAATAATAAGAGATTTAAGATTAGGTAAGTTTGATGTGTTAGTTGGTATAAACTTACTTAGAGAAGGTTTAGATATACCAGAAGTCTCATTGGTAGCAATTTTAGATGCTGACAAAGAAGGTTTCTTACGTTCAGAAACTTCGTTAATACAGACTGTAGGACGTGCAGCTAGAAATGCAGATGGAAAGGTTATAATGTATGCAGACAAAATAACTAGATCTATGCAAGCTACTATTGAAGAAACTAAAAGAAGAAGAGAAATACAATCACTTTATAATAAAGAGCATGGAATTATTCCTAAGACAATACAAAAAAGTATTAGAGATAGCATAGAAGCTACTAAGGTTGCTGATGAAGAGGTTGTTTATGGAATTAAAGATAGTAATAATATAGAAGAAATTAAGAATAATATAGCTACATTACAAGCGGAAATGATGGAAGCAGCGCAAAACTTACAATTTGAGAGAGCTGCAGAGCTTAGAGATAAAATAAAAGAATTAGAAGAAAGGATTAAAGATTAATGGAAGATAAGATCATAATAAAAGGCGCAAAAGAACATAATCTAAAAAATGTTAATTTGGAACTTCCGAGAAATAAGTTTATAGTTTTCACAGGACTATCAGGTTCAGGTAAATCTTCTTTAGCTTTTGATACTATTTATGCAGAAGGTCAAAGAAGATATGTGGAAAGTTTATCAGCATATGCAAGACAATTTTTAGGTCAAATGGAAAAACCTAATGTTGAATATATAGAAGGTTTATCACCTGCAATATCAATAGATCAAAAAACAACATCTAAAAACCCACGTTCAACAGTAGGTACTGTTACTGAAATATATGATTATTTAAGATTATTATTTGCAAGAGTTGGGGAAGTACATTGTCCTACATGTGGAGAAAAAATAAGTCAAATGACTATTCAAGAAATAGTAGATAAGGTATTGGAATTACCTGAAAGAACTAAATTACAAATATTGTCGCCAGTAGTTAGAGGCCAAAAAGGAACTCATAAAAAGGTTATAGATAATATAAAAAAGGAAGGATTCGTAAGAATTAGAGTAGATGGAGAAAATTACGAAGTTACTGATGAATTTGAATTAAACAAAAATCAAAAACATAATATAGAAGTTGTTGTAGATAGAATAATTGTTAAAGATGGAATAGAGTCTAGATTAGCAGATTCAATAGAAACCGCTGTAAAGCTATCTGATGGACTTGTTATAGCTCAAATTATAGATGGAGAAGAAATTCTTTACTCTACTAAATTTGCTTGTCCAGAGCATGGAATAGGAATAGAGGAACTATCACCAAGAATGTTCTCATTTAATGCTCCTTTTGGTGCTTGTACAGTATGTAATGGTTTAGGAGAAAGTAAAGAGGTTGATCCAGAACTAGTTATACCTAATAAAGAATTATCTATAAAGCAAGGTGCAATTGCTGCATGGGGATCTGTAAGTACGAGCGATGATACTTACTATAGCAAGATGGTGCAAAGCTTGGCAGCACATTTTAATGTATCATTAGATACACCTTTTAAGGATTTACCAGAAGATTTCGTACAAGAATTACTTTATGGTGAAAATAATATAATGGTAGAATTTATATTTGAGTCAAAGTTTGGAGGAAGAAGAGAATATAAAGCTCCATTTGAGGGTGTTATAGTAAACTTAGAAAGAAGATATAGGGAAACTAATTCTGAATATTCTAGAGAAAAAATAGAAGAATTTATGGCAGAAAGACCTTGTCCAAAATGTAAAGGTTCAAGACTTAGAAAAGAGGTTTTATCTGTATTAGTTGATAATAAAAACATAATGGATGTAACTGATTTATCAGTTAATGAACTTATAGACTTTATATCAAATATAAAGTTAAGTGAAAAGCAAGAATTTATAGCTCATGAAATACTAAAAGAAATAAAAGGAAGGGCTTCATTCTTAAAAGATGTAGGTTTAGATTATTTAAACTTATCTAGAAAAGCAGGAACACTATCAGGAGGAGAAGCGCAACGTATAAGACTTGCAACTCAAATTGGTTCTG encodes:
- the uvrA gene encoding excinuclease ABC subunit UvrA, with product MEDKIIIKGAKEHNLKNVNLELPRNKFIVFTGLSGSGKSSLAFDTIYAEGQRRYVESLSAYARQFLGQMEKPNVEYIEGLSPAISIDQKTTSKNPRSTVGTVTEIYDYLRLLFARVGEVHCPTCGEKISQMTIQEIVDKVLELPERTKLQILSPVVRGQKGTHKKVIDNIKKEGFVRIRVDGENYEVTDEFELNKNQKHNIEVVVDRIIVKDGIESRLADSIETAVKLSDGLVIAQIIDGEEILYSTKFACPEHGIGIEELSPRMFSFNAPFGACTVCNGLGESKEVDPELVIPNKELSIKQGAIAAWGSVSTSDDTYYSKMVQSLAAHFNVSLDTPFKDLPEDFVQELLYGENNIMVEFIFESKFGGRREYKAPFEGVIVNLERRYRETNSEYSREKIEEFMAERPCPKCKGSRLRKEVLSVLVDNKNIMDVTDLSVNELIDFISNIKLSEKQEFIAHEILKEIKGRASFLKDVGLDYLNLSRKAGTLSGGEAQRIRLATQIGSALVGVLYVLDEPSIGLHQRDNDKLIATLRHLTDLGNTLIVVEHDEDTMREADYIVDIGPGAGIHGGEIVGEGTLDEILANENSITGQYLSGKKQIVIPEKTREGNGSFIEVVKASENNLKNISVKFPLGKFICVTGVSGSGKSTLINDILYTGIASKVNRLRARPGKHKEIKGIENIDKVINIDQSPIGRTPRSNPATYTGVFDQIRDLFAATNEAKARGYKKGRFSFNVKGGRCEACKGDGIIKIEMHFLPDVYVPCEVCKGERYNRETLQVKYKDKTIADVLDMNVEEALEFFENIPNIKRKLETLMDVGLSYIKLGQPSTQLSGGEAQRIKLATELSKRPTGKTIYILDEPTTGLHMADVDKLIDVLQRLADTGNTIVVIEHNLDVIKTCDYIIDLGPEGGDKGGTIVAQGTPRDVSNVEGSYTGKFLKRYFK
- a CDS encoding PTS system mannose/fructose/sorbose family transporter subunit IID, producing MASNTKSYYVDKQEAPKLSNKVLNKMVWRSLFLQASFNYERMQSCGWLYGILPGLEEIHKNKEDLSTSMSHNLEFFNTHPFLVTFVMGIVLSLEQKKADVQTIRSIRVAAMGPLGGIGDAIFWFTLLPIAAGIGSNLALQGSILGPIIFLLLFNVVQFGLRYWLMHWSYKVGIDGIQTMTKFAKQFTRSATILGLIVVGALIASYVGFNVALEIPIGETSVVIQEVLDGIMPCLLPLCVTFMMYGLVKKNVSPLLNIGLLVLIGLVGARFGIFA
- the nagA gene encoding N-acetylglucosamine-6-phosphate deacetylase translates to MIKVLTNTSIFIKDGKISDTGEEVIIPKGHFAVPGFIDTHIHGSHGTDAMDGTFESLDNIVKTLAKEGVTSFLPTTMTQEIDSINKALNNIANYIEKHNNIGQPEILGIHLEGPFINCHHKGAQPEKYILKPTVESFKKFEEESRGNIRKVTYAPELDNNFEFTKYLCEKNIIPSVGHSSATFEEVENAVAFGLCSVTHFHNGQSPHHHRTPGVVTAGFTLDELNTEIIVDGIHLHPNTVKSVVKIKTPNKVTLITDAMEAKGLEDGNYQLGGQRVIKIKNEVRLESGSLAGSVNTMENSIKNVMLFSGCSLEDAVTMSSTNPAKDLGILSRKGSLDIGKDADIVILDNEYNVVKTICRGQVAFEK
- the uvrB gene encoding excinuclease ABC subunit UvrB; its protein translation is MDFKIKSDFKPTGDQPEAIKSIVTAINNDEKFSTLLGVTGSGKTFTMANIIQEVKKPTLILAHNKTLAAQLYSEFKEFFPDNAVEYFVSYYDYYQPEAYVAHSDTYIEKDASINDEIDKLRHSATAAILERRDVIIISSVSCIYGLGDPEDYRELMVSLRPGMQKDRDEIIKKLIEIQYERNDINFTRGTFRVRGDILEIFPASNDERAIRVEFFGDEIDRITEIDYVTGKIAGVRNHVVIFPASHYVTTPERIEKAIVAIEDELKERADEFRKNDKLIEAQRIEQRTKYDIEMLKEIGFCQGIENYSRHITGRKPGEKPYTLMDFFPDDYLMIVDESHVTVPQVRGMYGGDRSRKTSLIENGFRLPSAYDNRPLNFEEFEENINQILFVTATPGPYELEHSTTIAEQIIRPTGLLDPIIEVRPIENQIDNLVGEINSVIEKGERVLVTTLTKKMSEDLTNYLKEIGIKVKYLHSDIDTLERTEIIRDLRLGKFDVLVGINLLREGLDIPEVSLVAILDADKEGFLRSETSLIQTVGRAARNADGKVIMYADKITRSMQATIEETKRRREIQSLYNKEHGIIPKTIQKSIRDSIEATKVADEEVVYGIKDSNNIEEIKNNIATLQAEMMEAAQNLQFERAAELRDKIKELEERIKD